From a single Bacteroidia bacterium genomic region:
- a CDS encoding CPBP family intramembrane glutamic endopeptidase produces MNETIRRVLHFPVIKIIAGIGICFSALVVVQNFVLKPFFYSIFQDKEIADPLIHGISMIVLLAGYYFLFRVYDKREITELSLKFLPKELAGGFSLGFLTISLSVFILYLLGNYQVIGITTDHYSLRLFTLLMVAALIEDLFLRGLVVREFENWLGTNPTLIIAMLLETAHVFNENANLFSLFTDLVWGFTMAMLFVYTKRIWLPFFFHVGWNFAQPFYGSSLTGLNDMGTLIQSEFYGHELITGGAVGIEGSVFTVIFLLSIGLTLYYLTKREGKMIIGRQAPLHL; encoded by the coding sequence ATGAATGAAACGATCAGGCGTGTGTTGCATTTTCCGGTTATAAAAATTATTGCAGGAATCGGGATTTGTTTTTCGGCGTTAGTTGTCGTTCAGAATTTTGTACTGAAACCGTTTTTTTACAGCATCTTTCAGGATAAAGAGATCGCCGATCCATTGATCCATGGTATATCTATGATCGTTTTACTCGCTGGGTATTACTTTCTGTTTCGGGTTTATGACAAACGGGAAATTACAGAGCTATCCCTGAAATTTTTGCCTAAAGAACTGGCAGGAGGTTTTTCATTAGGATTTTTAACGATTTCCCTATCCGTTTTTATCTTATACTTATTGGGAAATTATCAGGTCATTGGCATAACGACCGACCACTATTCCCTCCGGTTATTTACGCTGTTGATGGTTGCCGCATTAATTGAAGACCTGTTTTTACGAGGATTAGTCGTCAGGGAATTTGAAAACTGGCTGGGCACTAACCCGACACTGATAATCGCTATGTTACTGGAAACCGCCCATGTGTTTAATGAAAACGCAAACCTGTTTAGCCTTTTTACGGATTTGGTCTGGGGATTTACGATGGCCATGTTATTTGTGTATACAAAAAGAATATGGCTGCCCTTTTTCTTTCATGTGGGATGGAATTTTGCCCAACCTTTTTACGGATCCAGCCTCACCGGACTGAATGATATGGGAACCCTTATTCAATCTGAATTTTACGGCCATGAGCTAATTACCGGAGGCGCCGTAGGGATTGAGGGTTCGGTATTTACGGTGATTTTTTTGCTAAGTATTGGGCTGACGCTCTATTATCTTACGAAGAGAGAAGGGAAGATGATAATCGGCAGGCAAGCACCACTTCATTTGTAG